Proteins from a single region of Verrucomicrobiota bacterium:
- a CDS encoding glycosyltransferase: protein MPSAKERIKKALPSWLLLIRRYWKAHGVLPNLVCPATFNEKVLYRIIFDRRPVLAQLADKAAARSYVESRLGPGVLPELYCLTTRPETIPFDRLPNCFVVKPTHGCGWVQIVKDKSALDRGALIESCTRWLNQSYYEITREWVYKDIRPQIMVEEFVDDGSGTRPSDYRFFVFGGTVELIQVDLGHLITDRVRLYTPAWARIAPGAGSEVPRPARLAEMLAAARILGGGLDFVRVDFFATATRLYVGELTTSPEGAMGRLVLKDLERHLGGRWKLPRFAQLRSASRSSGTPGESSDARTQKVSIIIVNHNYARFLRQAIDSALSQTYTNTEVIVVDDGSTDDSSAIIQSYGSQIIRILKGNAGQLSCYYSGFAACSGDLVLYLDADDFLYPECVSEVIAHWQPGCVKAHYYLDVVDEGGARMDAVVPSGCLGKGKSPLKMMRLFGTYCSPPASGNVYSRDFLARILTPENQRTLRNFYVTSFSADAIPIFAAPYFGTIVAIPRTLACYRRHRDAAAAVISQFEVEADLQKLERDHQKDLLRDRGWRLAIGRNEASRLSEPSRLKRRFCYLRLSGRGLIASDRRLTLVAKGVWSCLWWNGYSWTQKVAISAWFLGMAILPSGMVRALIRPALGISDRTPRLRQFLQVREGRRGRTCEECGTGPAA from the coding sequence ATGCCGTCGGCCAAAGAGCGAATCAAGAAAGCCCTGCCCAGCTGGCTTTTGCTCATCCGCCGCTACTGGAAGGCGCATGGCGTCTTACCGAACCTCGTTTGCCCCGCTACTTTTAACGAGAAGGTTCTGTACCGTATAATTTTCGACCGGCGGCCCGTGCTGGCGCAGCTGGCCGATAAAGCGGCTGCGCGCTCCTATGTAGAGTCACGACTCGGCCCCGGAGTGTTGCCGGAGCTTTACTGTTTGACGACTCGTCCCGAGACAATTCCCTTCGATCGACTTCCGAACTGCTTTGTGGTGAAGCCGACGCACGGCTGCGGCTGGGTTCAGATCGTCAAAGACAAATCGGCCCTCGACCGTGGCGCCCTGATAGAGAGTTGCACCCGATGGTTGAATCAGAGTTATTACGAGATCACGCGGGAGTGGGTCTATAAGGATATCCGACCGCAGATTATGGTCGAAGAATTCGTCGACGACGGCAGCGGGACTCGCCCGAGCGATTACAGGTTCTTCGTCTTTGGCGGCACGGTCGAACTGATTCAGGTTGACCTCGGGCATCTCATCACGGATCGGGTACGGCTCTATACACCGGCTTGGGCAAGGATTGCGCCCGGAGCTGGCAGTGAGGTTCCCCGGCCCGCCCGTCTTGCCGAGATGCTCGCTGCCGCGAGGATCCTTGGCGGAGGCCTGGATTTTGTGCGTGTTGATTTCTTCGCCACAGCCACGCGGCTGTACGTCGGCGAACTCACGACCTCACCTGAAGGTGCCATGGGCCGACTCGTTTTGAAGGACCTTGAACGGCATTTGGGCGGACGTTGGAAACTGCCCCGCTTCGCGCAACTACGGTCCGCCTCACGATCGAGCGGCACGCCCGGCGAAAGCTCGGATGCGCGTACGCAGAAGGTTTCCATCATCATCGTAAATCATAATTACGCCCGGTTCCTGCGCCAGGCTATCGATAGCGCGTTGTCCCAGACCTACACCAATACCGAGGTCATTGTCGTCGACGACGGGTCGACCGACGATTCATCCGCGATCATTCAGTCCTACGGCTCACAGATCATCCGCATATTAAAGGGTAACGCCGGCCAGCTTTCCTGCTATTATAGCGGATTTGCGGCTTGCAGCGGTGACCTCGTGCTTTATCTGGATGCCGACGATTTCCTTTATCCGGAGTGCGTCAGTGAAGTGATCGCCCATTGGCAACCGGGATGCGTCAAGGCCCATTACTATCTCGATGTCGTGGATGAAGGCGGAGCCAGGATGGATGCAGTCGTCCCGAGTGGGTGCTTGGGCAAGGGTAAATCTCCGTTGAAAATGATGCGCCTTTTCGGCACTTACTGTTCACCTCCCGCCAGTGGAAACGTCTATAGCCGGGATTTTCTCGCCAGGATTCTGACGCCCGAGAATCAAAGGACGTTACGGAATTTTTACGTGACGTCCTTCAGCGCTGACGCGATTCCCATCTTCGCCGCACCATACTTCGGCACCATCGTGGCTATCCCGCGCACGCTGGCGTGTTACCGCCGCCACCGTGATGCCGCCGCGGCCGTGATTTCGCAGTTTGAGGTCGAAGCCGATCTGCAAAAATTGGAGCGGGACCACCAAAAGGACCTGCTCAGAGATCGCGGGTGGCGACTCGCGATCGGCCGGAATGAGGCATCCAGATTATCGGAGCCATCGCGGCTGAAGCGGCGTTTTTGCTACTTGCGTCTTTCCGGCCGCGGACTCATTGCCTCAGACCGGCGTTTAACCCTCGTCGCCAAGGGCGTTTGGTCCTGCCTTTGGTGGAATGGATATTCCTGGACGCAAAAGGTTGCGATCAGCGCGTGGTTCCTGGGAATGGCGATTCTCCCGTCCGGAATGGTACGGGCGTTGATCCGCCCGGCGCTCGGAATAAGCGATCGTACTCCGAGACTGAGGCAATTTCTTCAGGTCAGGGAAGGCCGGCGCGGGCGTACCTGCGAGGAGTGTGGAACCGGCCCGGCAGCTTAA
- a CDS encoding aldo/keto reductase, whose translation MNYVRLGRTGLKVSRVCLGCMTYGSPEKGWHTWALDEEQSRPFIQKALELGINFFDTANVYSGGASEEVLGRALRDFARREEVVVATKVYGAMRPQDPNGRGLSRKAILTEIDASLRRLGTDHVDLYQIHRWDYETPIEETLEALHEVVKAGKARYLGASSMFAWQFCQALYLAQLHGWTRFVSMQPHYNLMYREEEREMLPLCRAQGIGVLPWSPLARGRLTRPWEAQGSTERARSDQYAKGLYSATEAADRAVVDRLGEVAKAQGLPRAQVALAWLLQQPAVSAPIVGATKPEHLEDAVAALSIKLSDEELRALEAPYVPHPLVGFE comes from the coding sequence ATGAATTACGTAAGACTTGGCAGGACGGGGCTCAAAGTGTCGCGCGTCTGCCTGGGCTGCATGACCTACGGCAGCCCGGAAAAGGGCTGGCACACCTGGGCGCTGGACGAGGAACAAAGCCGGCCCTTCATCCAAAAGGCGCTCGAACTCGGGATTAACTTTTTCGATACCGCCAACGTCTATTCGGGCGGCGCCAGCGAGGAGGTGCTGGGTCGCGCGTTGCGCGACTTTGCCCGGCGCGAGGAGGTGGTGGTGGCCACCAAAGTCTACGGCGCCATGCGGCCGCAGGACCCCAACGGCCGGGGCCTCTCGCGCAAGGCCATCCTGACCGAGATCGACGCGAGCCTGCGGCGGCTGGGCACCGACCACGTCGACCTCTACCAGATCCACCGTTGGGATTACGAGACGCCCATCGAAGAAACCCTTGAAGCCCTGCACGAGGTGGTCAAGGCCGGGAAAGCCCGCTACCTGGGGGCTTCCTCGATGTTCGCCTGGCAGTTCTGCCAGGCGCTTTACCTCGCGCAGCTGCACGGCTGGACGCGCTTCGTGAGCATGCAGCCGCACTACAACCTGATGTACCGCGAGGAGGAACGCGAGATGCTGCCCTTGTGCCGGGCCCAAGGCATTGGGGTGTTGCCCTGGAGCCCGCTGGCGCGGGGCCGCCTGACGCGGCCCTGGGAAGCGCAGGGCAGCACCGAACGCGCCCGGAGCGACCAGTACGCCAAGGGCCTCTACAGCGCGACCGAAGCGGCCGATCGGGCGGTGGTGGACCGCTTGGGAGAGGTGGCCAAGGCGCAGGGGTTGCCGCGCGCCCAGGTGGCGCTGGCTTGGTTGCTGCAGCAGCCGGCGGTGAGCGCGCCCATCGTGGGGGCGACCAAACCGGAGCACCTGGAAGACGCCGTGGCCGCCCTATCGATCAAGTTGTCCGACGAGGAGCTCCGGGCCTTGGAGGCGCCGTACGTCCCGCACCCGCTGGTTGGATTTGAGTGA
- a CDS encoding alpha/beta hydrolase has translation MPFIESNKIRFHYALGGAAHGPLVAFQHGLGGDISQPHGVLGESVRLRVLSFDCRGHGRTQPLGPPERLTFSSFADDLRTVLDALNVDGLTVGGISMGAGVALNFALRYPARVRALILCRPAWLDLPGPRNLDILQTMSRWLRQVGPQRTRELLPADPEFCRIQTVSRDNAASLLRQLERPSLEATIATLARLPADAPCPAPEGWRAVRVPTLVLVNHLDALHPVEYGRRLAEGIPGAQLVEITAKERNPAAHAREAREAIETFVGGL, from the coding sequence ATGCCGTTCATTGAATCGAACAAAATCCGTTTTCATTACGCGCTGGGCGGCGCTGCGCACGGTCCCCTGGTGGCATTTCAGCATGGACTGGGCGGCGACATTTCCCAGCCGCATGGCGTCCTTGGCGAGTCGGTCCGCTTGCGGGTCTTGTCCTTCGATTGCCGAGGTCATGGCCGTACCCAACCGCTCGGGCCTCCCGAGCGGCTCACGTTTTCGAGCTTTGCCGACGATCTCCGGACTGTTCTCGACGCGCTGAATGTCGACGGCCTTACGGTCGGCGGTATCTCCATGGGGGCCGGAGTCGCGCTGAATTTTGCCTTGCGCTACCCGGCGCGAGTGCGTGCCCTGATCTTGTGCCGTCCCGCGTGGCTCGACCTTCCTGGTCCTCGCAATCTGGACATCCTGCAGACCATGTCCCGGTGGCTCAGGCAAGTGGGACCACAACGCACAAGGGAGTTGCTTCCGGCTGATCCTGAGTTCTGTCGCATCCAAACGGTTAGCCGGGACAACGCGGCGTCACTCCTGCGCCAACTGGAGCGGCCAAGCCTGGAAGCGACCATCGCCACGCTGGCGAGATTGCCGGCGGACGCGCCTTGTCCCGCGCCGGAGGGTTGGCGCGCGGTCCGGGTGCCAACGTTGGTGCTCGTCAACCACTTGGATGCGCTGCACCCGGTCGAGTACGGGCGGCGGCTCGCCGAGGGTATTCCAGGCGCACAGTTGGTGGAAATCACCGCTAAAGAACGCAACCCTGCAGCGCACGCCCGTGAAGCACGGGAAGCGATCGAAACCTTTGTCGGAGGGCTCTAA
- a CDS encoding aldo/keto reductase: MATIAKTLKIGDDLEVNRLGFGAMRLTGKGIWGEPKDVNEAKRVLKRAVELGVNFIDTADSYGPAVSEPLIGEALAPFPKGLVIATKGGLTRQGPDRWLPVGRPEYLAQQVEMSLRFLRTEVIDLWQLHRIDPKVPLEESLGVIAKLQQEGKIRHVGLSEVKPAEIDRARKVVEIVSVQNRYNLADRQHEDVLEYCEKQGLAFIPWFPVAAGKLAQPGGTLDTIGQRHGATVAQLSIAWLLHRSPVVLPIPGTSSVAHLEENLKAAQIPLSDAELNELERAAK; the protein is encoded by the coding sequence ATGGCCACGATAGCGAAGACGTTAAAGATTGGCGACGATCTGGAAGTGAACCGCCTCGGATTCGGCGCGATGCGACTGACCGGCAAGGGAATCTGGGGTGAGCCGAAAGACGTCAACGAGGCAAAACGGGTTTTGAAGCGTGCGGTGGAACTGGGCGTGAATTTCATCGACACCGCCGATAGTTACGGCCCCGCGGTTAGTGAGCCGTTGATCGGCGAAGCCCTCGCTCCGTTCCCAAAGGGTCTCGTCATCGCGACCAAAGGGGGGCTGACCCGGCAAGGCCCCGACCGATGGCTACCCGTCGGCAGACCGGAGTACCTCGCGCAGCAGGTTGAAATGAGCCTTCGTTTCCTCAGGACGGAAGTCATCGACCTCTGGCAATTGCACCGGATCGATCCCAAAGTTCCCCTGGAGGAGTCGCTGGGCGTGATTGCGAAACTCCAGCAGGAGGGCAAAATCCGCCATGTCGGCCTCAGCGAGGTAAAGCCCGCCGAGATTGACCGGGCCCGCAAGGTGGTCGAAATCGTCAGCGTTCAGAATCGGTACAATTTAGCGGACCGCCAGCACGAGGACGTGCTGGAGTATTGCGAAAAGCAGGGGCTTGCTTTCATACCCTGGTTTCCCGTCGCCGCCGGCAAACTGGCCCAGCCCGGCGGAACGCTGGACACGATCGGGCAACGCCACGGTGCCACGGTTGCGCAGCTGTCGATCGCTTGGCTGCTGCACCGCAGCCCGGTGGTGCTTCCGATTCCCGGGACATCGTCGGTTGCTCATCTCGAGGAAAACCTCAAGGCCGCGCAGATCCCTTTGTCGGACGCTGAACTGAACGAACTTGAACGAGCGGCTAAATAG
- a CDS encoding glycoside hydrolase family 15 protein codes for MKIEDYGFVSDLHTGALVGVNGSIDWLGFPRFDAAACFAALLGNAGNGHWQISPAHPVRNATQRYRGNTLILETAFETDQGVLKLTDFMPPRAGAPALVRIVEAIDGAVDVTLHLTIRFDYGLAVPWVQRIEGGLTAVAGPDALILRSAIPLQGRNEDLSSNANFRVEPGVKQTFALNWYPSHEDPPPPLDVDGALAGTERFWEDWAAKCSYEGEARDLVMRSLLTLKALIYAPTGGIVAAATTSLPEQIGGVRNWDYRFCWLRDATLTLYSLMQSGYTEEAEAWTNWLLRAVAGDPEQMQIMYGVAGERRLQEFELTHLSGYENSRPVRIGNAASEQFQLDVYGEVMDALHLARTVGIRSGEASWGLQRHLVDFVAAHWKQPDEGLWEIRGPRRHFTHSKVMAWVAIDRAVKAIEQFGLEGDLAGWKALREQIHQEVCAKGYNPKRQAFTQYYGADQLDASLLLVPIVGFLPPSDERVRNTVDRIQQELMVDGFVLRYATSGSESVDGLPPGEGSFLPCSFWLVDCLWLLGRHDEAQALFKRLVSKRSPLGLMSEEYDARRQRQVGNTPQAFTHVGLVNAARTLYATHSAAKHRSRQ; via the coding sequence ATGAAGATTGAAGACTACGGTTTCGTCAGCGACCTGCACACGGGCGCTTTGGTGGGGGTCAACGGCTCGATTGATTGGCTGGGTTTTCCCCGCTTCGATGCCGCCGCGTGCTTCGCCGCGCTTCTCGGGAATGCCGGGAATGGCCATTGGCAAATCAGCCCCGCCCACCCGGTGCGAAACGCAACCCAGCGGTACCGCGGCAATACCTTGATTTTGGAAACGGCGTTTGAGACCGACCAGGGAGTGCTCAAGCTAACCGACTTTATGCCGCCCCGTGCGGGCGCGCCTGCACTCGTCCGGATCGTTGAGGCGATCGACGGGGCGGTGGACGTCACGCTGCACCTGACGATCCGGTTCGACTACGGGTTGGCGGTGCCGTGGGTGCAGCGCATCGAGGGAGGCCTGACCGCGGTAGCCGGTCCCGATGCGCTGATTTTGCGCAGCGCGATCCCTCTGCAAGGCAGAAACGAGGATCTTTCGAGTAACGCCAATTTTCGGGTGGAACCCGGGGTGAAGCAAACTTTCGCCCTTAATTGGTACCCATCCCACGAGGATCCCCCGCCGCCATTGGATGTCGATGGCGCACTCGCCGGGACGGAACGTTTTTGGGAAGACTGGGCGGCAAAATGCAGCTATGAAGGCGAAGCCCGGGATCTGGTGATGCGCTCCCTGCTGACCCTGAAAGCATTGATTTACGCGCCGACCGGCGGCATCGTCGCAGCGGCGACTACCTCGCTGCCGGAGCAGATCGGGGGAGTACGGAACTGGGACTACCGTTTTTGCTGGCTGCGTGACGCTACCCTGACTCTTTATTCGCTTATGCAGTCGGGCTACACTGAGGAGGCAGAGGCCTGGACTAACTGGTTACTCCGGGCTGTGGCCGGAGATCCCGAACAAATGCAGATTATGTATGGTGTCGCGGGCGAACGCCGCTTGCAGGAGTTTGAACTGACGCACCTTTCGGGCTATGAAAACTCCAGGCCGGTTCGGATCGGCAATGCCGCTTCAGAGCAGTTCCAACTGGACGTCTACGGCGAAGTGATGGACGCACTGCACCTGGCTCGGACGGTCGGCATCCGTTCCGGCGAGGCCTCCTGGGGGTTGCAGCGTCACCTAGTAGACTTTGTCGCCGCGCATTGGAAGCAGCCTGACGAAGGCCTTTGGGAAATCCGGGGTCCGCGGCGTCACTTTACCCATTCGAAGGTCATGGCCTGGGTAGCGATCGACCGCGCGGTAAAGGCGATAGAACAGTTCGGTTTGGAAGGCGATCTTGCGGGGTGGAAAGCGCTGCGCGAACAGATCCATCAGGAGGTTTGCGCCAAAGGGTACAATCCCAAGCGGCAGGCCTTCACCCAATATTACGGGGCCGATCAGCTGGACGCGAGCTTGTTGCTGGTGCCTATCGTTGGTTTCCTGCCGCCCTCAGATGAACGAGTCCGGAATACCGTTGACCGGATCCAACAGGAACTCATGGTTGACGGTTTCGTGCTGCGTTACGCGACGAGCGGCTCGGAGTCGGTGGACGGATTGCCGCCCGGCGAAGGCTCATTTTTACCGTGTTCGTTCTGGCTGGTGGACTGCCTGTGGCTGTTGGGCCGCCACGACGAAGCCCAGGCCCTGTTTAAACGCCTGGTCTCCAAGCGCAGCCCCTTAGGGCTTATGTCGGAAGAGTACGACGCCAGGCGGCAACGGCAGGTGGGCAATACGCCGCAGGCTTTTACCCACGTCGGGCTGGTAAACGCCGCGCGGACCCTGTACGCGACGCACAGCGCCGCGAAACACCGCAGCCGACAATGA
- a CDS encoding LysR family transcriptional regulator, producing the protein MNRPTVHELECFQATAEELNFSRAAKRLNLSQPALSRQIRSLEDKLGVHLLVRSTRRVTLTNAGALYLEDARTLLTRLDHATDAARRTSKGETTRLRLAFVGALLDDRLIRVLRDFRRSHVRCQVHLTDLPPARQLEALRAGELDGGFVGAPPDRIDPGLRTVLWRSEPLVLALPVAHRFAREKSVRLANVRDDGWVMVSRDAAPAFRRQFDRFCASEKFRARIVHESERVSAVLTMVAAEQGISLLPKGVSRLIANGVRFVALAGRTARLDHTFAFAAGRPPPEIEDLVALLSRPDPPCPRQRPRSTITD; encoded by the coding sequence ATGAATCGGCCTACCGTGCACGAACTGGAATGTTTCCAGGCGACCGCGGAAGAACTGAACTTTTCTCGGGCCGCAAAGCGGCTTAACCTCAGCCAGCCTGCCCTTTCCCGGCAGATTCGATCCCTGGAGGACAAGCTGGGGGTACACCTCCTGGTGCGCAGCACGCGCCGCGTCACTCTCACGAACGCCGGGGCTCTCTACCTTGAGGACGCCAGGACGCTTCTGACCCGCCTCGACCACGCGACCGATGCGGCGCGCCGAACCTCGAAAGGGGAAACCACCCGGCTTCGACTCGCGTTCGTGGGAGCCTTGCTGGACGACCGACTCATCCGCGTCCTGCGGGACTTCCGGCGGTCCCATGTCCGCTGCCAGGTTCACCTGACGGACCTTCCGCCCGCACGCCAACTCGAAGCGTTGCGAGCCGGAGAACTGGACGGAGGCTTCGTCGGAGCGCCTCCCGACCGGATCGACCCCGGCCTTCGCACCGTCCTTTGGAGGAGCGAACCTCTGGTCCTTGCCCTTCCCGTGGCGCACCGGTTCGCCCGGGAAAAGTCCGTGCGGCTGGCGAATGTGCGGGACGATGGATGGGTGATGGTTTCACGAGATGCCGCCCCGGCGTTCCGGCGGCAGTTCGACCGATTTTGCGCCTCAGAAAAGTTCCGTGCACGAATCGTTCACGAATCCGAGCGCGTCAGCGCGGTGCTCACCATGGTGGCAGCCGAACAGGGAATCAGCTTGTTGCCGAAAGGCGTTTCGCGCCTGATCGCGAACGGCGTGCGCTTCGTGGCTCTCGCCGGACGGACGGCTCGCCTCGACCACACCTTTGCCTTTGCCGCCGGGCGGCCTCCGCCCGAAATCGAGGATCTGGTTGCCCTTCTGTCCAGACCTGATCCCCCTTGCCCCCGGCAACGGCCAAGATCCACGATTACCGACTGA
- a CDS encoding nucleoside hydrolase: protein MRPVILDTDIGSDVDDLLALVFILRSRELALQGVTTVYGDTRRRARLAKVVCGLSGEPELPVIPGQEKPLSGRQVYWAGIEGEGVAGLDDVKLDAENGADAFLLSQAEARQGELEILAIGPLTNIARAIEREPRFCRWIKRLYLMGGTFYDDRPEHNIRCDTVAAAKVFGSGMPTVALGLDVTMIPSIREKDVLRLEGSSDPLSRLAAEQIRRWWLFRHDAQNNPHDPLAALAMERPDLFRFETCGVQVQLDGPFYGRTYRVKTGPLVEVASDVFSHTALELIIDRLAYTPSQDG, encoded by the coding sequence ATGAGGCCTGTCATTCTCGACACCGACATCGGAAGCGACGTTGACGATTTGTTGGCGCTGGTGTTCATCCTGCGTTCGCGCGAACTGGCGCTGCAAGGGGTGACGACGGTTTACGGCGATACCCGAAGACGGGCGCGTCTGGCGAAAGTGGTCTGCGGCCTGTCAGGCGAGCCGGAGCTCCCGGTAATTCCCGGCCAGGAAAAGCCGCTTTCGGGCAGGCAGGTATACTGGGCCGGCATTGAAGGCGAAGGCGTTGCCGGATTGGATGACGTAAAGCTCGACGCTGAAAACGGCGCGGACGCTTTCCTGCTCAGCCAGGCGGAGGCGCGGCAGGGAGAGTTGGAGATTTTGGCGATCGGGCCCCTGACCAATATTGCCCGTGCCATCGAACGCGAACCGCGATTTTGCAGGTGGATCAAACGGCTCTACCTGATGGGGGGCACGTTTTATGACGATCGGCCGGAACACAACATCCGTTGCGACACCGTGGCCGCGGCAAAGGTCTTTGGCTCGGGCATGCCTACCGTCGCCTTGGGCCTGGACGTGACGATGATCCCATCCATCCGCGAAAAGGACGTGCTGCGTCTGGAGGGGTCGTCCGATCCTCTCTCCCGCTTGGCGGCCGAGCAAATCCGACGGTGGTGGTTGTTCCGTCATGACGCTCAAAATAATCCGCACGATCCGCTCGCGGCTTTGGCGATGGAGCGTCCGGATCTTTTTCGTTTCGAAACGTGCGGCGTGCAGGTGCAACTGGATGGCCCGTTTTACGGGCGGACTTACCGGGTGAAGACCGGGCCCTTGGTTGAGGTGGCAAGTGATGTCTTTTCACACACCGCCCTCGAACTCATCATCGATCGCCTGGCCTACACCCCTTCTCAGGATGGTTAA
- a CDS encoding class I SAM-dependent methyltransferase, whose product MKTAFANKSTVDEIRRRFDGDVERFSRLESGQQATIDAPLVLDLVSAAARTHVPAGGTMLDLGYGAGNFTLRVMQAIGPLECHLVDLSRPMLDRAAQRVSEAGARSVRVYQGDLRQLSLPEEEFDLVVAGAVLHHLRSESEWDEVFGKVWKWLKPGGRFYVADLVTFADPEVDGLMWKRYGDYLEGLGGPGYRETVFRYIDREDTPRSLPFQIAGLQKAGFQAYDILHRNSVFACYFARK is encoded by the coding sequence ATGAAAACTGCCTTTGCCAACAAATCCACGGTTGATGAGATTCGCCGCCGGTTCGATGGGGATGTCGAACGGTTTAGCCGGCTCGAAAGCGGGCAGCAGGCGACGATCGATGCGCCGTTGGTGCTCGACCTGGTTTCGGCTGCCGCCCGCACGCATGTGCCCGCGGGCGGCACCATGCTCGATCTCGGCTACGGCGCCGGAAACTTCACGCTGAGAGTGATGCAGGCGATCGGACCGCTCGAGTGCCACCTGGTGGATCTGAGCAGGCCAATGCTGGACCGCGCGGCGCAGCGCGTCAGCGAGGCGGGCGCGCGATCCGTTCGCGTTTATCAGGGGGACCTCCGGCAGTTGTCATTGCCCGAAGAGGAGTTCGACCTGGTGGTTGCCGGGGCGGTACTTCATCATCTGCGCTCCGAGAGCGAATGGGACGAGGTTTTCGGCAAAGTATGGAAATGGCTGAAACCGGGCGGCCGGTTCTATGTTGCGGATCTGGTCACGTTTGCCGACCCCGAGGTTGACGGTTTGATGTGGAAACGCTACGGCGACTACCTTGAGGGACTGGGCGGGCCGGGGTATCGCGAGACGGTCTTCCGTTATATCGACCGGGAAGATACGCCCCGATCGTTGCCCTTCCAGATCGCGGGCCTGCAGAAAGCAGGTTTTCAAGCTTACGATATCCTGCATCGCAACAGCGTTTTCGCCTGCTACTTCGCCCGGAAATAA